Proteins encoded by one window of Synechococcus sp. MVIR-18-1:
- a CDS encoding Nif11-like leader peptide family natural product precursor, producing MSALHSFLEHLQRDARLQSRVQSAMTAAEVAMIAQELGYAVSGSELLLLSGKSLTGMRVVRIDHPGEYPHRY from the coding sequence TTGAGCGCTCTCCATTCATTTTTGGAACACTTGCAACGCGATGCTCGGTTGCAAAGCCGCGTCCAGTCAGCAATGACAGCAGCTGAGGTTGCGATGATCGCTCAGGAGCTTGGTTACGCCGTTTCAGGAAGTGAGCTCCTGTTGCTATCTGGCAAGTCACTGACAGGGATGCGGGTTGTTCGTATCGATCATCCTGGTGAATACCCACACCGTTATTGA
- a CDS encoding glycosyl hydrolase family 57 → MTQHQSPAIAGRETDLHSLLQNREPVWIQHTNLRIEGIRSAFACALHMHQPTIPAGRSGELVSHLQYMVENQGEGDNHNAEPFAQCYRRMADLIPQLISEGCNPRIMLDYSGNLLWGVHQMGRKDITDALRYLACDPDMQRHVEWLGTFWSHAVAPSTPIPDLKLQISAWQHQFVDLFGEDALKRVKGFSPPEMHLPNHPDTLHAFIQALLDCGYSWLMVQEHSVENPDGSPLSHAQRYLPNQLVARSSTGDTARITVLIKTQGSDTKLVGQMQPYYEALTLEQQPLGSRHIPSVVTQIADGENGGVMMNEFPEAFLQAHRKARQQNPVGEGHTQTVAINGSEWLELLEQAGVTATDFPEVQAVQQHRLWQQVGSDSNRETVNAAIEELKANNNGFSMEGASWTNNLSWVEGYDNVLEPMNQLSAAFHQRFDQQTEENPSFTKDERYQKALLHLLLLETSCFRYWGQGTWTEYARNIHSRGKALLN, encoded by the coding sequence ATGACACAACACCAATCTCCAGCAATCGCTGGCCGAGAAACCGATCTGCATTCCCTTTTGCAAAATCGCGAGCCTGTCTGGATCCAGCACACAAATCTGCGGATTGAGGGGATCCGCTCAGCGTTCGCCTGTGCGCTGCACATGCATCAGCCAACAATCCCGGCAGGAAGAAGCGGAGAACTGGTTTCCCATCTGCAATACATGGTTGAGAACCAGGGAGAGGGAGACAACCACAACGCGGAACCCTTCGCCCAGTGCTACCGACGCATGGCTGATCTCATACCGCAGCTGATCAGCGAAGGATGCAATCCCCGGATCATGCTCGATTATTCCGGCAACCTCCTCTGGGGAGTTCACCAGATGGGGCGTAAAGACATCACAGACGCGCTGCGCTATCTCGCCTGTGATCCAGACATGCAACGCCATGTGGAATGGCTAGGTACGTTCTGGAGCCATGCGGTGGCTCCATCCACACCAATTCCCGATCTCAAGCTTCAGATCAGTGCTTGGCAGCACCAGTTCGTTGATCTTTTCGGCGAGGACGCGCTCAAACGGGTGAAAGGGTTTTCACCCCCCGAAATGCATCTTCCAAACCACCCAGATACTCTTCATGCCTTCATCCAGGCTCTTCTTGATTGCGGTTACAGCTGGTTGATGGTTCAAGAACACAGCGTAGAAAACCCGGATGGCTCACCTCTTAGCCATGCACAGAGGTACCTCCCCAATCAACTGGTCGCAAGGAGCTCAACAGGAGACACCGCAAGGATCACTGTATTAATCAAGACACAAGGTTCTGACACCAAACTTGTGGGCCAAATGCAGCCCTATTACGAGGCGCTCACCCTTGAACAACAACCGCTTGGAAGCAGGCACATTCCATCAGTGGTGACGCAAATCGCTGATGGCGAAAACGGGGGGGTGATGATGAATGAATTCCCGGAAGCGTTTCTTCAAGCACACCGCAAAGCGCGCCAGCAAAACCCAGTGGGAGAGGGGCACACCCAAACGGTGGCAATCAACGGAAGCGAATGGCTTGAGCTTCTCGAACAGGCAGGAGTAACGGCGACCGATTTCCCCGAAGTGCAGGCGGTGCAGCAGCACCGGCTATGGCAACAGGTAGGAAGCGATTCGAATCGTGAGACTGTCAACGCCGCAATCGAAGAACTCAAAGCCAATAACAATGGCTTCTCAATGGAGGGGGCCTCTTGGACCAACAACCTCAGTTGGGTTGAGGGGTACGACAACGTTTTGGAGCCGATGAACCAACTCAGCGCAGCCTTTCATCAACGTTTCGACCAGCAGACAGAAGAAAATCCATCGTTCACGAAGGATGAGAGATATCAAAAAGCACTTCTGCACCTGCTTTTACTGGAAACAAGCTGTTTTCGCTATTGGGGCCAAGGCACGTGGACTGAGTACGCCCGCAACATTCACAGCCGAGGGAAGGCTTTGCTGAACTAA